The segment cagataacTGAATTTTTACCTCTACCTCCATTTTTCTGTAGGCCTAAACTCCTTCCACCAATGCTTACTTTGGGTGCCTTAAAGAACAAGAATCTACACAGCACGCACCTACAGGGAATCTCTGTGAAGATTGCCGCACCGGCTTAGGTTGTATATTGCTTGGTAAGACATGGCTGAATATTTTCTGTCAACTCAGTATGCTACACTTAGCATGGAAGACAATATTCCCAGTTCCATAATTCCCTCACACTAGCATTCTGAATACTGCGATTTTTTAACTTATGCTAATATAAtgtgcaaggaaaaaaaaaaataaaggctacAAACACTGTGATCAGCAGCATTTTTATAACATCTTTTACCCGTTGTGGTAAAACCTTCATGTTTCGTGAAAACCCATGGACTATGAAGGGGTCTACACAGCTCTGCAAAGGTGAGAGAGAAGACAATTTTTTTGACTGTGTGGATCCCTCCAATTCAGTCTTCTCTCTAGAAATGGAAATATTGAGGAACTGGTCTTTTCTTGGTTCTTATATCTTTATGCTTTCACCCCTAATTCCCTCAAATGTTCCTCCCAACACACTCAGACACACGCATTCACACACACTCAAAGTCACACTCACATATGCATGAGAAAGAAAGTAAGTTTTGTCACAAGTATCAAAGACCCAAAATCATTGTGCCTTAGAGGAGATcaaagtttgtttttctctaaggTAAAAACCTGGATGTGGGCAAATCAAGCTGTGCTCCACAAAGTGGAGCTGCCACCTTGTTACTCCACCCCGTGTGCGCCCATTCCCAAGGGCGCGACTCCAGCCACCTTATCTGCAGAGCAGCCAGCAGGAAGGGCACAGGCAGGAGGACGGGGAAGGGGCGGGGAACCGAGCATCTGTCCTCCAAGGAAATTTCCTAGGGCTTCACAAGGCACATCTACTGACGCTCTTGGCCTGAATCTAATAACAAGACCGCGCTCAGCCTCAGTGGAAGCTCAGAAACGTCATTTTGACTTTTCACAGTGCGTTCCCAACTGACACAGTTAGGTGTTATCACTGATAACAGAGGGGAGAATGAATACCAGCAGACAACTAACAAACCGCCATGGGGGGTCCTCCTACCATCCCTCCAGTGATATAACGTGGGCGGTTCCATTCTCAGAGGTTTCTGGCacattcctttcctcctcctcccactctaCAGtaccttttcctctccctctcaaCGCACCCAAAAACCTTATTCTGATGTATCCAAACACACTTCTCCAGctcaaaggaggagagaggggagcaaTTAGCGAAGGACAGACCAACTTTCATTATTGAAGCTGCTGAGTGTTACAGCTTTGAATAGGAGGAACCGAGCCAGATTCTAACCCTCTGCTTGTGTGTTTGTTATCTAAACTGAGGCCACAGTTGGCTTTCATTGAACATAAAGTCTCCCGCTTGATCCTAAGCAGTAGAATAGAGTTTTCATTTGTTAGTAAGTGGATTTGGGGTTTCTTCCCCAAAGAAGGTAAACGTCAGTGATAGTTACAGTATTATCTCATTCAAACAAAGGTCTGGAATATTTAATATTCTCTGGGGAGATAACAACCTGTGGGGATCGCAGAATCAGTAGTTTAAATACAAATTTGAGCTGCAGACATAGCCTGGGTACATAAGCGGCTGTTCACATCCTTCACAAAGAAGTAGAGGTGGCTTTGAAATCTCTAGTTTCAAAGAACAGAGTGAAGCAGGCAGGGCCCGCCCACCCGCATGCACATCGCCACTTCACCTATATTGTTTGTATTGAGCTTCCACATGAGGCATTGTTTGAAGAGAGGTTTTGACTGCTATTAAATATCTGACCTCATTGTTCCCAGCCCGAATTCCATGTCTTGTGGGTTTGCTTCTTGGGGACACGACAGCCTTGAAGTTCCTAATCCCTTCAGGAACTagtgaagaagggaaaaaagagaagggaccTATGCGAAAACTTCTGCTGACTTGTCCTCATGCTGTATTTTTGCAAAGCTAGACTTATTTAGAAACATCACAATAATGATTGCAAAATAGATCCTCAATATGTCTTGATTAGTGAGATTATATTAGTAAGTATTTTTGTCTCCCTGGAAGTCACAACCtatgtgaataaataaaattatttcctcttttttccagtcctttaaattttgctttctaaTTATTGGCTTTTTtattatgtgaatatatttattgCCTGAAAAAAGTTGACTGTTTCTATCTAGGTCAACACACACGGAGAAAATGACGACTAACTGACAAGACCTGGTAAGTTTGCATATTACAGCTTCACCACAactttattgtttgtttctgttaTCAGAATCTTCTCTCAGCAGTCGCACTTGATCTGTCAAATATTCTACAGGGGCAAAAAAGAGCAAAAGCGTTGATAGTCTTGTAGTTGTTAATTACAGAAGtccaatcttttctttctggtaGATTAGCTACTTAAGTAAAAATCACATCTCTAGAGGAATATTAAGGATTCCACTCTAAATAAAATACTCTAAGAATTTATTCCTCTCAgcatctgtttcttcattttccaacTCATATTTCTTCATGGCAACAAAATACCGAATGAAAGTTTCTCCTAGAGCCTCTCTCAGACACTCATCTTCCTCCAGTGCCACAAGGGCATCTTCCAGTTTCAAAGGGATCTCAGAAGGATGTGACTGAGAAAGGTCTGTGCTGTCATCTGGACCCACCAAGACATCATCACTGCTTTGAAGTCCATCCAAGCCGGCCGCAACCGTGGCGGCCAGCACCAGGTAAGGATTTGCTGTGGCTGAGCCCAGTTTATTTTCTATCCGGGCGCCTTTCTCGCCATGACACTTGATATTAAACGCACAGCTGTTATTGTTGTAGCCCCACGTGGTGGGCACGctctccttcaggtctttgctctcCTTGGAATAGCGCTTTCGGCAGCTAACAGCGGGAGCCATCAGGCAACTGAGGGCAGCAGAGTGCTTCAGGAGCCCCGCCAACCATTTTTTCCCAGTGATGGTGAGCTGCTCAACTCCAGAACTGCTGCAAAACATGTTTGTCTTCCCACAGACATCCCAGAGACTATGAGACAAAATTCCTGAATTGCAGACTCCAGTCTCAATGAAAAAGCTGGCGATGTAATTATATTTCCTTGCCACTTCTTTGACACCTGTTCTCAGGGTAAATGCATTATCGGCTGAATTGATGCCAAATTCGGGCAGAAAACAGATTTCCATCTGACCAGGCCTGGTGgaggaggaaaagctttcaacattGGCTCCAGTGTGATACAAACCATCTACGAGTTCCTGGATGAAGGGCTGGTCATGATTATTTAGCAGTGTTGAAGCAGGAAAAGATATGGTCTTTGAATTGATAATTTCGGGCACACCAAAAATGCAAAAATCGTAGATGAAGGCAGAGAGCAGGGAGAAGCCTGCGTCCTTCAGCTGGTTCAGCTGTGTCTTTGCGATGTACCTTGGAGAAGTCAACAGAGGCTCACCGGTCACAGTGAATGTGTCACAAATCACTCTCGCAGTTCTCTCAGCCCAGGGCAAAACTCTAAAGGTTGATAGCTCAGGCATCAGGACTATGTCACTATTGAAACATGTGGCTCTTATGTGATCCACTTCATTGTCCTTAGGATTCGGTATCAATTCAAGATAACCTCGGGGCATGCAAACCCCATGGATCACTTTTTCCTAAAGAAGTTAAAGGAAAGAGCAATCAGATtttgaaacttgaaaataaaCTAAAGGTGGGGGAGAGGGCCTtgctagagagaaaaaaatgtgtttaacaTCTGTTGGTTAACACTAGCTTAATATCagatcaattttaaatattttcaaataaaacccCAAATGCACTTTTATAAACAATGCTTAATATTTTTAGTCTTGAAGCCTTTATACGCTCTTGGATGTGAAAGTAGCAGTTGTAAATAAAAGgtataatgataaagaaaatggcTTTAGAGCAAATGACAAGGTAACCCCTTACGGAATTATTTGAAGTGATCATAACAGAAGGACTTTTTAAAGCATATCTTATTATATGGCATAGTTGCTAATCCTTCAGATAAGGCTTTCTTTTGGCCTATTTCTATTGTAATCCCCATAGTTAAGTGACTTTCAAAAGCGTACAGGAAAGAATCCTCAGTCCTTCTCAGAGAGCTGACCGTGGTCAGTCCTACGACATAGACACAGCAGACACAACAGTCATCCTAGCACCAGAGGAGCCAGGCGAGCTGACGGCCGCTCTCCTCTCTTCATTTACTTCTACAACCCACCTAAGAATGAACTACCTCACTGTCTCACAAAGTCCCAGAAACCTGGCCTGGGCCTGTGGGCCTATACCTCCAAGGTTATAGTTTCCAAAATATTGTAGCTGCAAGTCAGCATGAACTGGGCATCACCAAATCGGACTTCTAGTCCTGCCTCTTTCCTTAATTTCTTGTGTGAAGGTAGGCAAGACGCTGGACTATGTGCCTTGGCTCCCATGTCTGTGAAATGAAAGTATTAGACTAAATGACTAATCCTCGCTTCCTAGCCGTGTAGCTCTGGGTTCAATGGATTTGCTCATCTGTTTGACTGTTGCTCTGTGCCAGACAACGAGGAAGTGGTGAGGTTATAAAATTGAACAGACACATTAAACCATTTTTAGAAGTTGTGTAAAGGGAATATCAACAAGGCTTCATGTGTTGAAGTTTACGTTaacaagtggagaaaaaactGACTGTAAAGTTTGGTTCCCATGATGTCAGTGAGCGTTATGAGGTTAATAAAACATACTAACATTCTGCAAGCCAGATTATTTCTTATATTACTTCCAAATCCCAAACAGCATGGCTGCAAAGAGGGGCTGGTGCTGGCAGAGGCAATCTACGAGGCCACTCTTCTGCCTTTGACCGTGGCCACTGCCTCCTTCACCCTCCACCACCTACACGTATTTTCAAATGCCATTCAACTTGGCTGGTCCAAATTTGCCAATAATAAAGTTGAGTAAGTTGGGCACTTTTCAGTGCCTGCTTAATTTTTCAATTCACTCAAAGACCTCTTTATATAAACtttatgcaaacacacacattgTGAGATTTTAAGGTCCTTTAGTATGAAAtcctttaatttgaattttcactGTGAGGAATAATGTTATTTCCCTACTTGTCAATTTTTTAGTTTGCAAATCTGTATGCTAGCTCTGTATGTATCTAAAATGAGAGGTAATGTATTTTATTCATGAGACTTCCAAGAGTTCCTGCAATTTCAATCTGTGTTTGTATTCAATTGGTTGGGAACAATAGAGAACAGCTTTTTACATTTCACTCCAATAGTCCTTCAAGAATTTAAAGAATAGTAAAAAGTCACACTTTATTCTTCAGGCtatttaatctgtatttttctgAGCACTCCTTTCTAAGactgtcattttctttattcttttttggacATTCTGAATTCAAACTACTCTTTATTAGTAGtgggaaatatataaatatacgtAAACATATCTTGTTCATGGCAACAAATTAAGTTATCTTAAACTGTGTTTATAAATACAAGTGCTAGGACAACTTCACTCTCCAATATAGATCACCAGGGACTCAATAAAAATTCTTGCAAAATAGTTCAATCTCTACGATAACTAAAATTTGGACCACAGTAAAGGTCACTTTTTGAAATAACCAAAGAATTAGTTATGAGTTCTATAACAATATATCATGTTTTGATTAGATCAAAGATAGAAAGAACTCACATTATCTGCATACAGTTTAAGTAAAAACCTGTCCTTTGATAGAACAGAGACAGTATAAGTTGGTCGTCaggtttaaagaaaataatgtctgTAAGGCCTtcagcacagggccaggcacaggGTAAGTTCTCTAAAAAGAAGGAGATACCATCATTTCAGAGGCTCCCCATTTGACCTTTTCCAATTATATAACAGTCTTTTCCTCTATTCCTAGTAgatgcttgtttttaaaaaatcaatatttttttagatttaataagaaagaatatttagctcaaatgaagaataaaaagaaatataaaagctAAGCTGGAGGCAGCAGGTGCAGTAAAAAAAAGGCACTGGGATTGGAAGTGAGGAATCACAGACCGATCCTCGCTCTGCCAGGAGCTGTGGGTACCATTTTAAGAAAGccttccttaacctctctgagactcagcctcctcatctagaAGGGAAGAAGATGGATTATATTATCTCTTATATCCCTTTGTAGTTTAACAATAATTTTCATGTTGATAGTTTATTTTCCACAAAtacaaaaatggtttaaaaattattttataaagattgAAATTACCTTTCACTATGCTATAGGCAAATTCATATTATTGACTCCACTCTGTCTAATGAATTTCCCATAtggagttgtgtgtgtgtatacatatacacacaaacatgcatTGCTGAGATTGTTTTGCATAGATGAACCTATTTTTAATGTCTATTCACaataaattttccaaaatgaattatttaatctGAAATTGTAAATACTCATTACTATTTATACCTTTACAAATTCCAAAATGAATTtagtattttgttaaaaaatatataaatataaatactgtatgaccactaaataataataaaataacaataagtaGGTAAGGAAATGGGTGGGAAATGTACTAGAAAATGGGCTAAGAAGAAATACAGCAATTAAGAGGAAGTACGATGAGTTATACTAAAATTCTCATGACAGATAAACTTTTTCCCAGCTTAactccagggaaaaaaaaagtggtacTTATATGTGGGACCTTGACCAagataatggaaaatattttcaatagtgttttttttaaaaaaaaaaaaaaacaatgcacGTTTTCTCTTTATGTTAGTTACATCAAGTCTCAGTAAACATAGGGAGcatattaaattacatttttgtaaaGGAGTTCCATTGAGGAAGAGAGTAATGTTTTAACTATGTAGCTTTCAGATGCCATTAGTGAAATAAATTATTAGCATTTGGCAAAAACTGACCAGCAAACAGTTTTATATTGAGGTCTCTGGCAAGTGCCTGAAGTGCCAGttatgtttccttattgactgaAATAAATTCACGTGAATTAGATTCTGGGCTTGTCCGCAGTAAATTCCACATATTGTTATCAAAATTAACCAGCGTGTGTTCCTGCCTGGATAAAGCGGGAACAATATCTGTAGGCAGACCTGAAGAATTTCCTACGAGACAAATTTTGAGTCTGTTGGAATTCTTTTAAGAAGTCTTTTGAAGATGCCCAGTTTTTCtcaacataaagaaaacaaaaaaaaatcacaatttgatATTCAAGTGATAAAAGTAAgatatattcaaaaaataaactcagaggatatttaatttttatactttcatatttaATACTGACTGATGTCTCTTCCTAAGAAATGATGTTTCAGTAACGTAATAAATcagtcattaaaataaatacatcacataaactgaaaaaaaatcacagaaagtCTCAAAACATGTCCAAAAATACAGTATTTCTTGATATCACTACTTTCAAGAACTTAATAATATTCATTAAGTTATCCAACAACAATAGGGTATTTTCTTATCAGAATTAAAGACTGAAAGGAGTGTGCTTTTCATCTAGCAAGTTCTTTCTGTTTAatcattttttctcctatttgCTGTTGGGTCTTCTGTTGCAATTTTCTCATGTCAAGCAAAATATAATCTTTATAATTGCagtaagagagaaaagataattcTGTGGAGGGAAATTATTCAAGGCAGAAGGACTAAAATTCCCGGTCTTAAttagttttatatttctattgggtAAAGGAATAGCTGTTGGGGAGCCGAAAGTATATGTCCAGCTCCTTGGGGGACAGTAATGTGTTTGGGGAGGGACaagggaagaaacaaaatgaattatTGCTTTCAGCTTGAATTGCTGTATGGATTACAATAAAATGTGGAAGAGTAATGGGGACTATTGGCTTGTTAAGGGTCATGAAATTACATTCAGTCATAACTCTACTTGTAAAACTCACTTGGAAAAAGTGTGCCGGGATGCTCTTAGACCTGGACACACCGTGGAGGTCTGTGGCTTCAAATCGCACAAACTGAAGGTGATTTTTAGCCATCTCTTGTTTAATGTGCTTCATTCTAGAGGAGAGTTGAGGTGCGGTCAGAATTTCAGTGCTGTCCTTGgtgttatctgtaaaataaagggtGGTTCAAAATCAATAGATCATGATGAACTGAGAGGCGAAAGGAGGCTAGAGAGTAGGGAATTGCACATTCTGATTATTAACAAAAGCATCTTCTTCTATTCATGTCATTGACTCAGGATTGGAGATTTTACCCTTCTTGCCCCGCCTTTACCATATTCCCAAGGACATCGTCTCTAAACAGCCTAAGAGATTGTTTAATCACTTGGGACTAGGTGAAAGTTGACATTATTTACATAAGTGTATAGCAATATTATATGTAAGTACTTACTGAAGGTGCCTTTGCTTAtggaaattagaatatatttgcATAGCTGGACAGCCTTGCACCATATAAGTCTGATATAGATGACTATCATTGAAAAGATTTTGAGTTTCTCTCAGTGGTAATCCCCAAGTTAAAAGTTCCTGTATGATTAAAGGtaaaattgtttgtttattttggtttattttctgtggatttgctttttttgtttttagttttgttttgtttgccaaAGGGCTTCATACCTTTGTAATGTCATCTGAATCTAAGACATCTACATCTCTCtgtcaaatttaaaatttgtagaaataagcaaacaaaagTGTTTTTTTCAAGAATGAGAGCGTAGGAGATGAAAAATCTAGACTGAgtactcaattttaaaattagaaatctaaaaaaatgtgttcttttcaAGACTTTTAAGATAGTCTACAAGTTCTAACACGTTAGAGTTAGAAGAGACTTTGGAGGTAAATCATCTACTCCAACCACTCACCAGCTTGGTCCCAGAGAAGTACAGTGAGGTCCCGTCACAGTCTCGGTTCACTGCCAAAACCGAAACCAGCATCGGGACATTTTGATTCTCGGTGGTGGCTCATTACCATACAACGACTGAATATGTCTAAAGCATGTGGAAGGGTCAGGCACAGAATGCATATCATAAATGTCAGCTGTTGTCCAAACTTTCAGGAGAGACAACAGACTGCAATGATAACACTGAAGCCCATCTGTCTCCCTCCAACTCCTGCCTTGGCCCTGGTGATTatcttaccctctctgtgcctcagcttcctcgttGATACACTATTACCTACTTCATAAACTTGTTCGGCGATATAAACTTGTATGGCGattaaacaagttatttaacagTTCCTGGCAGACAGTAAGCACCATATAAGTGCTTCTTAAATGCATAAAGTGAGCACAATTACTCTACCACGGTAATGGTAATGGTACCATGATCATGTCTGAGTCTGAACAGCCATCAATCTGTCACATCACTGATGGTGAGcagctataattttaaaatgatacctGAGTGTCCTTTTTCAAGATATAATTAGGCTTTAAAAACAAGCATAAAGATTGACAGTTTAAAAACATAGATGAAGTAGATTTTAAGTCCATGAAGCATGAGGAAGACAAATGACTGGTTCCACCTATGCAAATATATTAGAGAAAATGTCCCGTCAGTGACCCATTTGGCTGCTCTGAGACTCCTGCGGCTGTATAACGACCTTCTATCTCACACAAACAGTTCAGCTGTAGCAATTACAATGTTGTGGGCTAAGTTAGCAGTTGCTGAGTTGCAACCTATTCTGAACTGTTGGGTGTTCTGCCCAAGCTGAATAATTctccttaaagaaaataaaatgtataagcattttaaaatatggaaaatgttaGATAATCAGTATTCTAAACATAATAAGCAATTATATATAAGCTATCAACATTttaacaacataaaaaaaaaatcagaaagcatCTCCTACTAAAGGAGTAAGTTCATTTTATTGGTTCACCAGTAATATGACCACAGGTAATCTTATTAGTTCTTTGCCTTACCTGTATCTTCTAAAGTTTCTATGGTAAATATGTGTTATtctaaagtaagaaaaatatttatccactcaagatagatttttttttttagttaccACATACTATTTATACTGGACATATATCtagaaagcagccagaaaaagCCCTGCCCTCAAAGACCTTTATGTTATTGAGTGAAGGGTCTATAGACAATAAACATGCCATCAAATGCAAAGGTGGGATAATTTACCATGGTgaaaagtgctgaaaaaaaaataaaacataatcacCTGGCGTATTAATTCTATGAGATTCAACCACAATGGGGACAAGCCTAACCACCGACTCTTTAAGATCATCAAGTTGCATCATGGCTGGACAGTGAGTATACGTATgcgtctgctagggctgccatagcaaataccacagaccaggtggcttcaacagaaattaattttcttacagaggaggaagatggaagtccaagatcaaggtatcagcaggcttggtttcttctgagacgcctctccttggcttgtagacagacATCTTCCTCACaaggtcttccctctgtgtgtgtgtcctagtctcttcttatgaggacaccagtcctattggattagggcccaccctacagAACTCATTCAACATTAATGACCTCTTTTAAAATCCCATGtccaaatgcagtcacactgtgaggtactaggggttaggacttcaatatatgaattttgacgagacacagttcagcccataacggTATATCATCCTGTTTCCGTTTTCTTCAGAGTCCTTGCTGCCCTCTGCCATACTATATGATCACATGTGTGCTCTGTGTCTTTCCCACTTGCACGTCAGCTCCAGGGAGCAGGTGCTCAGCTTTATTTGCTTCTGTATCCCAGTACCTGCAGCAGTACAGGCGTTCAGAGGTTCCCACTGACTCTTCCTTCAATAAGTGGGTGTGTGATCTAATTAATTAGTTAAAACAGCCTGTGTGACTTGATCTTGTCTAATTAACATGGAAAAGTTGGTGCCACATATTTTGGTATGTTTCCTAAGTATCAATTTGTTATTTAAAAGGTCTGTTCTCTCACCAAACATGAGAACCCTATCTaatctaatttcattttcaagGCATCAACTGATCTTGTGCATCATTGTCTGAACttcttttcttcaaatagatCGCCCTGGTTAGTTGCAGTTAAACCTCTTGGTCAGCCCGTCCCAGATGCGCATGATGAACAGCAGGCAGACAATTGCCAGTTCAGGggcttatttgtttttcttacagTGTGGTTCCTGGGAGGTGTTCTCCTTTCCCATCCACTCAGAGGACTAATAAATTAAATCAATGTGCTTTTATAGAGGACGTTTTACTGCTCTGAgtgtttaggggaaaaaataagaaaactaaaaaaaaaaaccctcaaagcaCCACAGCAACTCGAAGACTTTGGAGAAATGTTGTCTGTGTTCATTCAGTGACAATGAGGACATATTTCAGTTATAGAGAACAAGCCATGATTACTTACAAAAGGCAGATTGAATAGGCATTTGGGATCTCAGAAATATCAATTCACAGAGGGCAAAGCGCATTGGAGAGTACACTGTGTAACACGTTCAGCTTAAGGGATGCAGGCATGATCTGTCACACTCCTTTCCCAGGCCTGCCCTCCGTCATCCACATGGCCACTCTGAGAACCACCCTGTTATCACAAAGGCGACCCAAGCCTCCGGCCACATCACGTTAGCCCAGGGGGGTTGGCAAGCCCAGGAGGCAGAGCGACTTGATACAAAAAAGGGacgaaagaaaaacaataaaaggagagaaaggagcttTGCTTTGAAaaagtatattatttttaaaatatatatattattttattaagaataaaaaaattattttaaaaaatatattctttttcttctcacagagaagaaaataccATGTTGAAATTCCTTACGCATATTTTGGGggttgatttttgtatttatttttaaattaagtgtGGGTGGTTTGTTTGGTTGTAAGCTTTTTGGTCCTTAGGGTCTGGAAGACTTGACTAGCCCTGGGCCACAGAGGGAGCTTCTGAATTAACCAAGCTGAGTCAATAATGGTACCCGCACTCCTAGGCATAGTTTACTGGTACAAACAGAGCTCATAACACAAGTTGTTTCCTTAGATGTTTTGACTCAAGACTAAGAAATGGTAAATTCTGTCTTTCTTTCATGGCTAAAACTGTATAAAACAAAGGTCATAAGCGGTTTGTGGAAGAGCCACTGTAGCCAGCAGCTGTTTCCTTATTAGTCTTGCCAGTGTTTGGACCTGAAGAAGGGATACTGTCTTGAATTATCCAGGTGAGCCCTTAAAAACAGAGAACTTTCTCCAGCTGTAGGCGGAAAAGAGGTGTGGAAGAAGGGGAATTTGGAGATTCCAAACATGAGAAGAACTTGAAACATTGCTGACTCTGAGATATAGAATCAGAGAGGATTCTGGGAGACAAGGGTCACCCTAGCTGACTGCCAGCAAGGAAATAGGAACCTCAGCCCTACAAACACAAGGAACTGGATCCTCCCAACAAACTAAATGCACTGGGAAGCGCATTGTTGCCTAGAGTCTTTGGCTAAGAACCCAGAtggccaacactttgattttggccTTGCAGAACCTGAAGCAGAGAAATAAGCTAAGCCAACCCAGACTTCTGCATACAGAACTGAGAGAGAGTGGGTTGTGTTCTTTTATgatgctaagtttgtggtaatgtgtCATGGTGGCAATAGAAAACTCATACCTATGGAGTCCCAATAGTGTTCATGTCCGGGCTCTACTTCCTCCTTAGGCCTGTGTATAGTAAAGAATTTAACCTTGACCAAGGAGAGTTCTGGCCTTTACCTTTGGGCCCTGGGAGGTAATGTCTAAGCCCTTGGAACATCCTACCTGAGAAGAGTGTCTTTATTTACCTGGGGCCTCTGGTAAGTCTAGCAATGTCATTTATTGTTGAGTCATGTGGTATCAGCTTGATCGCCAGCAGGGCTGGAGACTGAGGTCAACAATGTGACCAGTTGACTGTGGAGACCCTATAAAGACTCTGGACAACAAGACttgggtgagcttccctggttggtaATACTCCATTCATATTGTCACACATCGTTGCCAAGAGAATAGTGCTGTCTTTGACTC is part of the Equus caballus isolate H_3958 breed thoroughbred chromosome 20, TB-T2T, whole genome shotgun sequence genome and harbors:
- the LGSN gene encoding lengsin isoform X1, with product MSSASALWGQAEWAVCAQKREENFTHLPPSLDHRMCLLSSLEQTLLIEDARDEGNDTEASKMSKLRTRKKVTKTHAFPTEIGEMDISNSKERIRNQMVCQKLADMSRLVVGPDSAETHLPQDDPDSQDQTIVVKPSHLKTPANASGGDFNSDSSYTDNTKDSTEILTAPQLSSRMKHIKQEMAKNHLQFVRFEATDLHGVSRSKSIPAHFFQEKVIHGVCMPRGYLELIPNPKDNEVDHIRATCFNSDIVLMPELSTFRVLPWAERTARVICDTFTVTGEPLLTSPRYIAKTQLNQLKDAGFSLLSAFIYDFCIFGVPEIINSKTISFPASTLLNNHDQPFIQELVDGLYHTGANVESFSSSTRPGQMEICFLPEFGINSADNAFTLRTGVKEVARKYNYIASFFIETGVCNSGILSHSLWDVCGKTNMFCSSSGVEQLTITGKKWLAGLLKHSAALSCLMAPAVSCRKRYSKESKDLKESVPTTWGYNNNSCAFNIKCHGEKGARIENKLGSATANPYLVLAATVAAGLDGLQSSDDVLVGPDDSTDLSQSHPSEIPLKLEDALVALEEDECLREALGETFIRYFVAMKKYELENEETDAERNKFLEYFI
- the LGSN gene encoding lengsin isoform X4, producing MEADARDEGNDTEASKMSKLRTRKKVTKTHAFPTEIGEMDISNSKERIRNQMVCQKLADMSRLVVGPDSAETHLPQDDPDSQDQTIVVKPSHLKTPANASGGDFNSDSSYTDNTKDSTEILTAPQLSSRMKHIKQEMAKNHLQFVRFEATDLHGVSRSKSIPAHFFQEKVIHGVCMPRGYLELIPNPKDNEVDHIRATCFNSDIVLMPELSTFRVLPWAERTARVICDTFTVTGEPLLTSPRYIAKTQLNQLKDAGFSLLSAFIYDFCIFGVPEIINSKTISFPASTLLNNHDQPFIQELVDGLYHTGANVESFSSSTRPGQMEICFLPEFGINSADNAFTLRTGVKEVARKYNYIASFFIETGVCNSGILSHSLWDVCGKTNMFCSSSGVEQLTITGKKWLAGLLKHSAALSCLMAPAVSCRKRYSKESKDLKESVPTTWGYNNNSCAFNIKCHGEKGARIENKLGSATANPYLVLAATVAAGLDGLQSSDDVLVGPDDSTDLSQSHPSEIPLKLEDALVALEEDECLREALGETFIRYFVAMKKYELENEETDAERNKFLEYFI
- the LGSN gene encoding lengsin isoform X2, with product MGAGRQEEPAWSLVALSKSRVNFCNHSLQNSCFDARDEGNDTEASKMSKLRTRKKVTKTHAFPTEIGEMDISNSKERIRNQMVCQKLADMSRLVVGPDSAETHLPQDDPDSQDQTIVVKPSHLKTPANASGGDFNSDSSYTDNTKDSTEILTAPQLSSRMKHIKQEMAKNHLQFVRFEATDLHGVSRSKSIPAHFFQEKVIHGVCMPRGYLELIPNPKDNEVDHIRATCFNSDIVLMPELSTFRVLPWAERTARVICDTFTVTGEPLLTSPRYIAKTQLNQLKDAGFSLLSAFIYDFCIFGVPEIINSKTISFPASTLLNNHDQPFIQELVDGLYHTGANVESFSSSTRPGQMEICFLPEFGINSADNAFTLRTGVKEVARKYNYIASFFIETGVCNSGILSHSLWDVCGKTNMFCSSSGVEQLTITGKKWLAGLLKHSAALSCLMAPAVSCRKRYSKESKDLKESVPTTWGYNNNSCAFNIKCHGEKGARIENKLGSATANPYLVLAATVAAGLDGLQSSDDVLVGPDDSTDLSQSHPSEIPLKLEDALVALEEDECLREALGETFIRYFVAMKKYELENEETDAERNKFLEYFI
- the LGSN gene encoding lengsin isoform X6: MSKLRTRKKVTKTHAFPTEIGEMDISNSKERIRNQMVCQKLADMSRLVVGPDSAETHLPQDDPDSQDQTIVVKPSHLKTPANASGGDFNSDSSYTDNTKDSTEILTAPQLSSRMKHIKQEMAKNHLQFVRFEATDLHGVSRSKSIPAHFFQEKVIHGVCMPRGYLELIPNPKDNEVDHIRATCFNSDIVLMPELSTFRVLPWAERTARVICDTFTVTGEPLLTSPRYIAKTQLNQLKDAGFSLLSAFIYDFCIFGVPEIINSKTISFPASTLLNNHDQPFIQELVDGLYHTGANVESFSSSTRPGQMEICFLPEFGINSADNAFTLRTGVKEVARKYNYIASFFIETGVCNSGILSHSLWDVCGKTNMFCSSSGVEQLTITGKKWLAGLLKHSAALSCLMAPAVSCRKRYSKESKDLKESVPTTWGYNNNSCAFNIKCHGEKGARIENKLGSATANPYLVLAATVAAGLDGLQSSDDVLVGPDDSTDLSQSHPSEIPLKLEDALVALEEDECLREALGETFIRYFVAMKKYELENEETDAERNKFLEYFI